A single Streptomyces mirabilis DNA region contains:
- the manA gene encoding mannose-6-phosphate isomerase, class I, with product MDRLDNTVRPYAWGSTTAIPRLLGVEPTGEPQAEMWMGAHPGAPSRTARGPLDEVIGEDPEKELGRAAVAKFGPRLPFLLKILAAGAPLSLQVHPNLEQAKEGYEDEERRGIPITASHRNYKDANHKPELICALTEFDGLCGFRSPDEAAEVLARLDVDSLKPYVDLLHAHPQDAALREVLTAVLSADPDDMAHTVTEAAAACDRLGGAYAPYADIAHHYPGDPGVIAAMLLNYVQLQPGEALFLGAGVPHAYLNGLGVEIMANSDNVLRCGLTPKHVDVPELLRIVRFEASDPGVLRPEASPDGEEVYATPIDEFRLSRYTLAEGATPHDLTRGTPQILLCTAGSVRADGNTLAPGESVFVPAGEKAEVSGSGTIFRATVVA from the coding sequence ATGGACCGCCTCGACAACACCGTCCGCCCCTACGCCTGGGGCTCGACCACCGCCATCCCGCGGCTGCTCGGCGTCGAGCCGACCGGTGAACCGCAGGCGGAGATGTGGATGGGCGCCCACCCGGGCGCTCCCTCCCGCACGGCGCGCGGTCCCCTCGACGAGGTCATCGGCGAGGACCCTGAGAAGGAACTCGGTCGCGCGGCCGTCGCCAAGTTCGGCCCCCGCCTGCCGTTCCTGCTCAAGATCCTCGCCGCGGGCGCGCCCCTCTCCCTCCAGGTGCACCCCAACCTCGAACAGGCGAAGGAGGGGTACGAGGACGAGGAGCGCCGCGGCATCCCGATAACCGCCTCGCACCGCAACTACAAGGACGCCAACCACAAGCCCGAACTGATCTGCGCCCTCACCGAGTTCGACGGCCTGTGCGGCTTCCGCAGCCCCGACGAGGCCGCCGAAGTGCTCGCGCGCCTGGACGTCGACTCCCTCAAGCCGTACGTCGACCTCCTGCACGCCCACCCGCAGGACGCGGCGCTGCGCGAGGTCCTGACCGCGGTGCTGAGCGCGGACCCCGACGACATGGCCCACACGGTCACCGAGGCCGCGGCCGCCTGCGACCGTCTCGGCGGCGCCTACGCCCCCTACGCCGACATCGCCCACCACTACCCGGGCGACCCCGGCGTGATCGCCGCGATGCTCCTCAACTACGTCCAACTCCAGCCCGGCGAGGCCCTGTTCCTCGGCGCCGGCGTCCCGCACGCCTATCTGAACGGCCTCGGCGTCGAAATCATGGCCAACAGCGACAACGTCCTGCGCTGCGGTCTGACCCCCAAGCACGTCGACGTCCCCGAACTCCTGCGCATCGTCCGCTTCGAGGCGAGCGACCCCGGCGTCCTGCGCCCGGAGGCGTCCCCCGACGGCGAGGAGGTCTACGCGACCCCCATCGACGAGTTCCGCCTCTCCCGGTACACCCTCGCGGAGGGCGCCACCCCGCACGACCTCACGCGCGGCACCCCACAGATCCTGCTCTGCACGGCGGGTTCCGTACGCGCCGACGGCAACACGCTCGCCCCCGGCGAGTCGGTCTTCGTACCGGCGGGAGAAAAGGCGGAGGTGTCCGGGTCCGGCACGATCTTCCGTGCGACAGTGGTGGCCTGA